In the Marinomonas algicola genome, one interval contains:
- the flhA gene encoding flagellar biosynthesis protein FlhA, with protein MDRNQVLGRVRSVVTGHLGVPFLLLSLLAMMILPIPAFLLDVLFTFNIALAIVVLLVAIYSMRPLDFAVFPTVLLVSTLMRLALNVASTRVVLLYGHEGGDAAGKVIEAFGEVVIGGNYVVGFVVFAILMIINFAVVTKGAGRISEVSARFVLDAMPGKQMAIDADLNAGMIDPDEATKRRKEIASEAEFYGSMDGASKFVKGDAIAGLMILGINIIGGLAIGMSQHGLSFSEAVELYSLLTIGDGLVAQLPSLMLSTAAAVMVTRVNETGDMGDQVFSQMFASSKALYVAALVLTIMGIVPGMPHFSFLSLALVVGGLAYYIDYRKQEKSKPKTGVKPAQSKSGEAPAPTEATKDLSWEDVAPVDMLGLEVGYRLIPLVDKTQGGELLSRIKGVRRKLSQDLGFLVPSVHIRDNLDLMPNAYRVTLMGVSLAEAEVHPDKDLAIDPGQVFGKLDGIPGKDPSFGLDAVWIDTKKRDQAQTFGYTVVDVSTVVATHINQIMHKHSYELIGHDEVQQLLGLLKQHNPKLAEELVPNTIPVSVLLKVLQNLLVEGVPLRDMRTIAESIMGVQPKTMDPMILTSAVRMSLSRLIIQTLADGVDEVPVLTLEPQLEKMLMQTVQQSQQAGVKNEEALILEPSMAEQLQTSLRQSAEQQEAMGNTPILIVSAPIRPMLARFMRYGSIGMAVLSYQEVPDHKRITVVGVIGQ; from the coding sequence ATAGATAGAAATCAAGTGTTAGGTCGAGTTAGGTCGGTTGTTACAGGGCATTTAGGCGTCCCTTTCTTGTTGTTGTCTTTATTGGCAATGATGATACTGCCTATTCCGGCTTTTTTACTTGATGTGTTATTTACCTTTAATATAGCGTTGGCCATCGTTGTCCTTTTAGTGGCCATTTATTCAATGCGACCACTTGATTTTGCTGTGTTTCCAACCGTTCTATTGGTTTCTACTTTAATGAGGCTTGCTCTTAATGTGGCTTCTACACGTGTGGTTCTGCTGTATGGTCACGAAGGTGGGGATGCGGCGGGTAAGGTGATTGAGGCCTTTGGTGAGGTGGTTATTGGGGGGAATTATGTTGTTGGTTTTGTTGTCTTTGCTATTTTAATGATCATTAATTTTGCTGTGGTAACTAAAGGGGCTGGTCGTATATCTGAGGTAAGTGCTCGTTTTGTTTTGGATGCTATGCCCGGCAAGCAAATGGCAATTGATGCGGACTTGAATGCGGGGATGATAGATCCCGATGAGGCGACTAAACGGCGTAAAGAAATTGCTTCTGAAGCCGAGTTTTATGGCTCTATGGATGGTGCCAGTAAGTTCGTAAAGGGAGATGCGATTGCAGGGCTAATGATATTGGGTATCAATATCATTGGTGGGCTTGCCATTGGTATGTCTCAGCATGGATTGAGCTTCTCAGAAGCGGTTGAGCTTTATTCCTTACTGACAATTGGTGATGGCTTGGTAGCTCAATTACCATCATTGATGCTTTCTACAGCGGCGGCGGTAATGGTGACTCGTGTCAATGAAACGGGTGACATGGGGGATCAGGTCTTTAGTCAGATGTTTGCTTCCTCTAAGGCTTTGTATGTGGCGGCGCTGGTATTGACTATAATGGGGATAGTTCCTGGTATGCCACACTTCTCATTTCTTTCTTTAGCATTGGTTGTTGGTGGTCTGGCTTATTATATAGATTATCGCAAACAAGAGAAAAGCAAACCAAAAACAGGTGTAAAACCCGCTCAATCAAAATCAGGTGAGGCTCCAGCACCGACTGAAGCGACCAAAGATCTTAGCTGGGAAGATGTGGCTCCTGTAGATATGTTAGGCCTTGAAGTGGGTTACAGACTCATTCCTTTAGTAGATAAAACACAAGGAGGTGAACTTTTATCGAGAATTAAAGGCGTGAGAAGAAAGTTGTCGCAAGACTTGGGTTTTTTGGTTCCAAGTGTTCATATTCGAGATAATTTGGATCTTATGCCAAATGCTTATCGAGTTACCTTGATGGGAGTGAGTTTAGCAGAAGCCGAGGTGCATCCAGACAAAGACCTCGCCATTGATCCTGGTCAAGTTTTTGGCAAGTTAGATGGTATTCCAGGAAAGGACCCTTCATTTGGCTTAGATGCTGTATGGATCGACACAAAAAAGAGAGATCAAGCGCAAACTTTTGGGTATACAGTAGTAGACGTAAGTACGGTTGTAGCCACTCATATAAATCAAATAATGCACAAGCATTCATATGAACTAATTGGGCATGATGAGGTGCAACAGCTATTAGGGTTGTTAAAGCAACATAACCCGAAACTAGCAGAAGAGTTGGTTCCAAATACCATACCAGTAAGCGTGCTACTAAAAGTATTGCAAAATTTATTAGTCGAAGGGGTTCCTTTGAGAGATATGCGCACCATTGCTGAATCTATTATGGGTGTCCAACCAAAAACTATGGATCCTATGATTCTTACCTCAGCTGTTAGAATGTCCTTATCTAGGTTGATTATTCAGACGCTTGCTGATGGTGTGGATGAAGTGCCAGTGTTAACGTTAGAGCCTCAATTGGAAAAAATGTTAATGCAAACCGTTCAGCAAAGTCAGCAGGCAGGTGTTAAGAATGAAGAGGCTTTGATTCTTGAACCGTCTATGGCAGAGCAATTGCAAACATCGCTTCGACAATCTGCTGAACAGCAAGAGGCCATGGGTAATACGCCAATATTAATAGTGTCAGCGCCTATTAGGCCTATGCTGGCTCGGTTTATGCGCTATGGGTCGATTGGGATGGCTGTTCTATCTTATCAAGAGGTGCCTGATCATAAGAGAATTACCGTTGTTGGTGTAATTGGTCAATAA